A stretch of Sphingomonas sp. JUb134 DNA encodes these proteins:
- a CDS encoding integration host factor subunit alpha, translated as MTAGGTLTRADLAEALHKEVGLSRADSAKLVEDILGHMCEALHKGENVKISGFGSFVLRDKGERVGRNPKTGVEVPIAPRRVLTFRASQMMRDRIVAAS; from the coding sequence ATGACTGCGGGCGGGACGTTGACACGCGCGGACCTCGCAGAGGCACTGCACAAGGAAGTCGGGCTTTCACGCGCCGATTCAGCCAAGCTGGTGGAGGATATCCTCGGCCACATGTGCGAGGCTCTGCATAAGGGCGAGAACGTCAAGATCTCGGGCTTCGGCAGCTTCGTGCTGCGCGACAAGGGCGAGCGCGTGGGCCGCAATCCCAAGACCGGGGTAGAGGTGCCGATCGCGCCGCGCCGGGTGCTGACCTTCCGTGCCAGCCAGATGATGCGCGACCGCATCGTCGCTGCCAGCTGA
- a CDS encoding MerR family transcriptional regulator, with protein sequence MSSVSEKSATAFRTIGEVAAELGLPQHRLRYWESRFSELRPVTRAGQRRYYRPEDVTLVRRIHQLLSEEGYTIRGVQNLLAAERGKPMAQDPLLRIRTMLADALAANAR encoded by the coding sequence ATTTCATCCGTGTCCGAGAAATCGGCGACGGCCTTTCGCACGATCGGCGAGGTCGCGGCCGAGCTGGGCCTGCCGCAGCACCGGCTGCGCTACTGGGAAAGCCGCTTTTCCGAGCTGCGGCCGGTCACCCGCGCCGGGCAGCGCCGCTACTATCGCCCCGAGGACGTCACGCTGGTGCGGCGCATCCACCAGCTGCTGAGCGAAGAGGGCTATACGATCCGCGGGGTGCAGAACCTGCTGGCGGCCGAGCGCGGCAAGCCGATGGCGCAGGATCCGCTGCTTCGCATCCGGACGATGCTGGCAGACGCGCTCGCCGCGAACGCCCGCTGA
- a CDS encoding SixA phosphatase family protein, with protein sequence MKTLTLLRHAKSGWDDPVARDFDRPLNAKGARAAETMGRHLRSLGLAFDLVVASPAVRVQETLDHFASGLGETLAPEWDRRLYLASEATLLDVVRALPDAADQVLLVGHNPGLEELVLLLAETGALRQDVAEKFPTASVAVLEVGAHWSETCDGGATLLRFIRPRDVDPSLGPDVG encoded by the coding sequence ATGAAGACCCTGACGCTGCTTCGCCACGCCAAGTCCGGCTGGGACGATCCCGTCGCGCGGGACTTCGATCGCCCGCTCAATGCGAAGGGCGCCCGCGCGGCCGAGACCATGGGCCGCCACCTGCGCAGCCTGGGACTGGCCTTCGACTTGGTCGTCGCCTCTCCTGCGGTGCGGGTGCAGGAGACGCTTGACCATTTCGCGTCCGGCCTTGGAGAGACGCTGGCGCCCGAGTGGGACCGCCGGCTCTATCTGGCGTCGGAGGCGACACTGCTCGACGTGGTGCGGGCTCTTCCCGACGCCGCCGATCAGGTGCTGCTGGTCGGCCACAATCCCGGTCTTGAGGAACTGGTCCTGCTGCTCGCTGAGACCGGTGCACTGCGGCAGGACGTGGCAGAGAAATTCCCGACCGCGAGCGTGGCGGTGTTGGAGGTGGGCGCGCACTGGAGCGAGACGTGCGACGGCGGCGCGACGCTCCTGCGCTTCATCCGGCCCCGCGATGTCGATCCCAGCCTTGGCCCCGACGTCGGCTGA
- a CDS encoding ATP-dependent DNA helicase, which produces MLPYPALHASHGGIWVATPDGEVRGISRGEAIRLAADTPTLVLNAPLVAQRLGYAELSGLDLLELFAFLRPARFMVPTPKGLAAVTGLPVPESDAAVAPFLRDAAAALLAVMEGEWPEREGAWHAAQSLFRLRWTWAPAVTQRLAKPERAERWLFSKLPEWEERAPRPAPRTIAVDGADVVARLDALTGAGAERRHGQRTYAAAAADAFAPRVVRDSPNLVLAEAGTGIGKTLGYLAPASLWSERAGGAVWVSTYTKALQRQLAREGERLFPDEEERKRRIVTRKGRENYVCLLNLEDALQGGFAGRAAILAQLVARWAAYTADGDMVGGDLPGWLPTLFRRNGSTALTDRRGECIYAGCPHYRKCFIERAARASADADLVIANHALVMVNAARGRESATRPTRYVFDEGHHLFDAADAMFSAALTGAEAIELRRWVLGPEAKARGRRRGLAARLSDVASYDDGGAEAIAAAVNAAQALPSDGWLGRINEGAPFGPVETLLAAVRGLVYARAPDAGEAGYGLETELAEPDPGLVDAAGPASAALEALLRPLLALGRRLESVLAEAPDWMDAPARARIEGAIASLGWRAETVGAWLALIARIGGPNDPDYVDWLAVDRVEGREYDVGLHRHWLDPSRPFADTVLKPAHGALVTSATLKAGGDWSVAEARAGAPHLERAPARFEAASPFDYAGQAEVVIVTDVKRGDLAALANAYARLIAAAGGGTLGLFTAIRRLRAVHARIADRLARDGLPLLAQHVDPIDTGTLVDIFRDDSRASLIGTDALRDGVDVPGDSLRLVAMEGVPWPKPTVLHAARRLAGGGSAYDDRIVRARLAQAFGRLIRRADDRGMFVLLSAAMPSRLLTAFPEGTPVLRTTLDEAVERASRLSLARPLGHEAATA; this is translated from the coding sequence ATGCTCCCCTATCCCGCGCTGCACGCAAGCCACGGCGGCATCTGGGTCGCCACGCCCGATGGGGAAGTGCGCGGGATCAGCCGGGGCGAGGCGATCCGGCTCGCCGCGGACACGCCGACGCTGGTGCTGAACGCGCCGCTGGTGGCGCAGCGGCTCGGCTATGCGGAATTGTCGGGCCTCGACCTTCTGGAGCTCTTCGCCTTCCTGCGCCCGGCGCGCTTCATGGTCCCCACGCCCAAGGGGCTCGCCGCCGTGACCGGCCTGCCGGTGCCGGAGAGTGATGCGGCCGTCGCCCCCTTCCTCCGCGATGCCGCCGCCGCGCTCCTGGCGGTCATGGAAGGCGAGTGGCCGGAACGCGAGGGGGCCTGGCACGCCGCGCAGTCGCTGTTCCGGCTGCGCTGGACCTGGGCACCTGCCGTCACCCAGCGGCTGGCAAAGCCGGAGCGCGCCGAGCGCTGGCTCTTTTCCAAGCTTCCGGAGTGGGAGGAGCGCGCACCCCGCCCCGCCCCGCGTACCATCGCCGTCGATGGCGCCGACGTGGTCGCGCGGCTCGATGCCCTCACCGGCGCCGGGGCCGAACGCCGGCACGGCCAGCGCACCTATGCTGCCGCCGCCGCCGATGCCTTTGCCCCGCGCGTCGTGCGCGACTCGCCCAATCTGGTGCTGGCGGAGGCGGGCACCGGCATCGGCAAGACGCTGGGCTATCTGGCGCCCGCGTCGCTCTGGTCCGAACGGGCCGGCGGCGCCGTCTGGGTATCGACCTATACCAAGGCGCTCCAGCGCCAGCTCGCACGCGAAGGGGAGCGACTGTTCCCCGACGAGGAGGAGCGCAAGCGGCGGATCGTCACCCGTAAGGGGCGCGAGAATTACGTCTGCCTGCTGAACCTGGAGGATGCGTTGCAGGGCGGTTTCGCGGGGCGCGCGGCGATCCTGGCGCAGCTGGTCGCGCGCTGGGCCGCCTATACCGCCGACGGCGACATGGTCGGCGGCGATCTGCCCGGCTGGCTGCCGACGCTGTTCCGCCGCAACGGTTCGACCGCGCTCACCGACCGCCGCGGCGAGTGCATCTACGCGGGCTGCCCGCATTACCGGAAGTGCTTCATCGAGCGCGCGGCGCGTGCGTCCGCGGACGCCGACCTGGTGATCGCGAACCACGCACTGGTGATGGTCAACGCCGCCCGCGGCCGCGAATCGGCGACTCGGCCCACGCGCTACGTCTTCGACGAGGGGCATCACCTGTTCGATGCGGCCGACGCGATGTTCTCGGCAGCGCTGACCGGCGCGGAGGCGATCGAATTGCGCCGCTGGGTGCTGGGGCCGGAGGCGAAGGCGCGGGGCCGCAGGCGGGGGCTCGCCGCGCGCCTGTCCGACGTCGCCAGCTACGACGACGGCGGGGCGGAAGCGATCGCAGCCGCGGTCAACGCCGCGCAGGCGCTGCCTTCCGACGGCTGGCTCGGCCGCATCAACGAAGGCGCGCCGTTCGGGCCGGTCGAGACACTGCTCGCTGCGGTCCGGGGGCTCGTCTATGCGCGCGCGCCCGATGCGGGCGAGGCGGGCTATGGGCTTGAGACGGAACTGGCCGAACCAGACCCCGGGCTTGTCGATGCCGCCGGTCCGGCGAGCGCCGCGCTGGAGGCTTTGCTGCGTCCGCTGCTGGCGCTCGGCCGCCGACTCGAGTCGGTGCTTGCAGAGGCGCCCGACTGGATGGACGCGCCGGCGCGGGCACGCATCGAAGGCGCCATCGCCTCGCTCGGCTGGCGTGCCGAGACGGTCGGCGCCTGGCTGGCGCTGATCGCGCGAATCGGTGGCCCGAACGATCCCGATTACGTCGACTGGCTCGCCGTCGATCGGGTGGAGGGGCGCGAGTACGATGTCGGGCTCCATCGCCATTGGCTCGATCCGAGCCGGCCCTTTGCCGACACCGTGCTGAAGCCGGCCCATGGCGCGCTCGTCACCTCGGCCACCCTGAAGGCCGGCGGCGACTGGTCGGTGGCGGAAGCGCGCGCCGGCGCGCCCCATCTGGAGCGGGCACCGGCCCGGTTCGAAGCGGCAAGCCCCTTCGACTATGCCGGCCAGGCGGAGGTGGTGATCGTCACCGACGTGAAGCGCGGCGACCTGGCGGCGCTCGCCAACGCCTATGCCCGGCTGATCGCCGCCGCGGGCGGCGGTACGCTTGGGCTCTTCACCGCCATTCGCCGCCTGCGGGCCGTGCATGCGCGCATCGCCGACCGGCTGGCGCGCGACGGCCTGCCGCTGCTCGCCCAGCATGTCGACCCGATCGACACGGGCACGCTGGTCGACATTTTTCGCGACGATTCCCGCGCCTCGCTGATCGGCACCGACGCGCTGCGGGACGGCGTCGACGTGCCCGGCGACTCGCTGCGGCTGGTCGCGATGGAGGGCGTGCCCTGGCCCAAGCCGACCGTGCTCCACGCTGCCCGCCGGCTGGCAGGCGGCGGCAGCGCCTACGACGACCGGATCGTGCGCGCACGCCTGGCCCAGGCGTTCGGCCGGCTGATCCGCCGTGCCGACGACCGCGGCATGTTCGTGCTCCTCTCCGCCGCCATGCCGTCGCGCCTGCTCACCGCCTTCCCGGAAGGGACACCGGTGTTGCGCACCACGCTCGACGAGGCGGTCGAACGTGCATCGCGGCTTTCCCTCGCCCGTCCCTTGGGGCATGAGGCGGCGACCGCCTGA
- a CDS encoding bestrophin family ion channel: MIVSATPRFRNILLDVWQPLFILFLWDVAVTVFYFISPFRAPALPLTLFGTALALFLGFRVNSAYQRWWEGRVLWGAMINASRSLARGSMAFLPIDDIGPARELKRSIVLRHIAYVHGLRCQLRRQDPAPEVLRFLSPTEAADPLSRTNVANGLLDGTGRRIARAMREGWIDTIQQTQLESILVDIANAQGGMERIKNTPLPNQYRFLPTLFARLFCILLPIGLVESLGWATPIGSSLAGLMFLTVLHIGDDLVDPFADTIHDVPMTAMCRTIEIDLLQAIGDAAPPPLQPEKGVLW, from the coding sequence GTGATCGTCAGTGCAACTCCTCGATTCCGCAACATCCTCCTGGACGTGTGGCAGCCGCTTTTCATCCTGTTCCTGTGGGACGTGGCGGTGACCGTCTTCTATTTCATCTCGCCGTTCCGCGCGCCGGCACTGCCGCTCACCCTGTTCGGCACCGCCCTGGCGCTGTTCCTCGGCTTTCGCGTCAATTCCGCCTACCAGCGCTGGTGGGAAGGCCGGGTGCTGTGGGGCGCGATGATCAACGCTTCGCGCAGCCTTGCGCGCGGTTCCATGGCGTTCCTGCCGATCGACGACATCGGGCCCGCGCGGGAGCTGAAGCGCAGCATCGTGCTGCGGCACATCGCCTATGTGCACGGCCTGCGTTGCCAGCTCCGGCGCCAGGATCCTGCGCCGGAGGTGCTGCGCTTCCTGTCGCCGACCGAGGCCGCCGATCCGCTCAGCCGCACCAACGTGGCCAATGGCCTGCTCGACGGCACCGGCCGCCGCATCGCACGGGCGATGCGCGAGGGCTGGATCGACACCATCCAGCAGACCCAGCTCGAAAGCATCCTGGTCGACATCGCCAATGCCCAGGGCGGCATGGAGCGGATCAAGAACACGCCACTGCCCAACCAGTACCGCTTCCTCCCGACGCTGTTCGCGCGGCTGTTCTGTATCCTGCTGCCGATCGGCCTGGTCGAATCGCTGGGCTGGGCGACCCCGATCGGCTCCAGCCTGGCTGGCCTCATGTTCCTGACGGTGCTGCACATCGGCGACGACCTGGTCGATCCCTTTGCCGACACCATCCACGACGTGCCCATGACGGCCATGTGCCGCACGATCGAGATCGACCTGCTCCAGGCGATCGGCGATGCGGCACCGCCGCCGCTGCAGCCGGAAAAGGGCGTGCTGTGGTGA